The Yersinia intermedia genome window below encodes:
- the ttrC gene encoding tetrathionate reductase subunit TtrC: MIREILARPQDIAWLPWAVQYFFFIGLACSGVLFACWQRVSSRHQQNPLEFAALMLAVTAVVVAPLALNADLHQPARVWHFYAHFTPWSWMSWGSLFLPLFTLLVLFYFLALTYSRLRAKPLDRVLTGLAWLCGFSAVSILLYTGREVSILRAQPVWFSLWLPLFIFLTAWQTIPPLLATWLWREPQYQAALARWQFINLVLLALVTVLWVSGDNTSAQALRHWAAGAQALAAFPVVLWLLLLAMALVNWKKTLSSGVVVAQVLAALTLCWSVRWLLLMHTQTLPKYNVLANPYSLPLGSEGLLAVIGTFGLWVAVIIATREGVRWLEQQFSSEKTVSGEKTVEGEMHHG; encoded by the coding sequence ATGATCCGTGAAATTTTAGCTCGTCCGCAAGATATCGCCTGGTTACCTTGGGCGGTGCAGTATTTCTTTTTTATCGGGCTGGCCTGTAGCGGGGTGTTGTTTGCCTGCTGGCAACGGGTGTCCTCTCGCCACCAGCAGAACCCACTGGAGTTTGCCGCACTGATGTTGGCAGTGACGGCGGTGGTGGTAGCGCCATTGGCGCTCAATGCCGACCTTCATCAACCGGCCCGCGTCTGGCACTTCTATGCCCACTTTACGCCGTGGTCGTGGATGTCATGGGGTTCGCTCTTCTTACCGCTATTTACCCTACTGGTGCTGTTCTATTTTCTGGCACTGACCTACAGCCGATTACGGGCAAAACCACTGGACCGAGTATTGACTGGTTTAGCATGGCTGTGTGGGTTTTCTGCTGTCAGTATTTTACTCTACACCGGCCGCGAGGTGTCAATCCTCCGTGCCCAGCCTGTGTGGTTTAGCCTATGGTTGCCGCTGTTTATCTTCCTGACCGCCTGGCAGACGATACCCCCCTTACTGGCTACCTGGTTGTGGCGTGAACCACAGTATCAGGCGGCACTGGCACGCTGGCAATTCATCAATTTAGTGCTGTTGGCGTTGGTTACTGTGCTGTGGGTCAGTGGTGATAATACCTCGGCACAAGCGTTGCGCCATTGGGCTGCGGGCGCGCAGGCTTTGGCTGCATTCCCTGTTGTGTTGTGGCTATTGCTTTTGGCAATGGCGCTAGTCAATTGGAAAAAAACGTTATCAAGCGGGGTGGTGGTGGCTCAGGTACTGGCTGCGCTGACATTGTGTTGGTCGGTGCGCTGGTTATTGCTGATGCACACTCAAACGTTGCCCAAATACAACGTGTTAGCCAATCCCTATTCGTTGCCGCTAGGCAGTGAAGGATTGTTGGCGGTTATAGGTACATTCGGGTTATGGGTCGCGGTGATTATTGCTACCCGCGAAGGTGTCAGATGGCTTGAACAACAATTCTCAAGTGAAAAAACAGTCTCTGGCGAGAAAACAGTGGAAGGAGAAATGCATCATGGCTAA
- a CDS encoding rhodanese-related sulfurtransferase, giving the protein MPVLHNRISNEELKARMLAETEPRTTVSFYKYFTLEDAKSFRDGLYSQFVKLGVFGRVYVAKEGINAQISVPANRYDEFKTVLFAAHPALDQVRLNVAHEDDGKSFWVLRMKVRERIVADGIDDDSFDPSNIGHYLKADQVNQMIDDPDTLFVDMRNHYEYEVGHFENAIEVPSDTFREQLPMAVDMLQHDKEKNIVMYCTGGIRCEKASAYMLHNGFKNVYHVEGGIIEYARKAKEQGLPLKFIGKNFVFDERMGERISDDVIAHCHQCGTPCDTHTNCKNDGCHLLFIQCPACAAKFAGCCSEICQEELKLPQEEQRSRRAGRENGIKIFNKSKGLLQTTMHIPMPEKSADKK; this is encoded by the coding sequence ATGCCAGTGTTACATAACCGAATTTCTAATGAGGAACTTAAAGCGCGCATGTTGGCTGAAACCGAACCGCGCACCACAGTTTCTTTTTATAAATACTTCACTCTGGAAGATGCCAAAAGCTTCCGTGATGGCCTCTATAGTCAATTTGTTAAACTCGGCGTGTTTGGCCGGGTTTATGTGGCTAAAGAGGGGATCAATGCACAAATCAGTGTGCCCGCTAATCGTTATGATGAGTTCAAAACAGTACTGTTTGCCGCACATCCCGCGCTGGATCAGGTGCGGCTGAATGTGGCTCACGAAGATGACGGTAAGTCATTCTGGGTGCTGCGTATGAAAGTTCGCGAACGCATTGTGGCGGACGGTATTGATGATGATAGTTTCGACCCCAGCAATATCGGGCATTACCTGAAGGCCGATCAGGTCAATCAGATGATTGATGACCCTGATACTTTGTTTGTTGATATGCGAAACCATTATGAGTACGAAGTGGGCCATTTCGAAAATGCCATTGAAGTCCCTTCTGATACCTTCCGCGAACAACTGCCAATGGCGGTTGATATGTTGCAACATGACAAAGAGAAAAATATTGTTATGTATTGCACCGGCGGGATTCGCTGTGAAAAGGCCAGTGCTTATATGCTGCACAACGGCTTTAAAAATGTTTATCACGTTGAGGGCGGTATTATTGAATATGCCCGTAAAGCTAAAGAACAGGGGTTGCCGCTGAAGTTTATCGGTAAAAACTTTGTTTTTGATGAGCGCATGGGGGAGCGGATCTCTGACGATGTGATTGCCCATTGCCATCAGTGTGGCACGCCCTGTGATACGCATACCAACTGCAAGAATGATGGTTGCCACTTGCTATTTATTCAGTGTCCGGCCTGTGCGGCAAAGTTTGCTGGTTGCTGTAGTGAGATCTGTCAGGAAGAGCTGAAGTTGCCACAAGAAGAGCAACGTTCACGCCGTGCCGGGCGTGAGAATGGCATCAAGATTTTTAATAAGTCGAAGGGATTGTTGCAAACCACCATGCACATTCCGATGCCGGAAAAGAGCGCAGATAAAAAATAG
- the ttrB gene encoding tetrathionate reductase subunit TtrB, translating into MDQGKRAFLQRIGVLTAGAALVPLADAGWQMEPARQQGDIKRRYAMLIDLRRCIGCQACTVSCAIENQLPQGQFRTTVNQYQIALSGAESVTNVLLPRLCNHCDNPPCVPVCPVQATYQRQDGIVVVDNTRCVGCAYCVQACPYEARFINHSTQTADKCTFCVHRLDVGLLPACVESCVGGARIIGDLRDNNSTLRKMLLEHASDIKVLKPEQGTHPQVFYLGLNEVFTRPLQGQPALWQEVHP; encoded by the coding sequence ATGGATCAAGGGAAAAGAGCATTTCTACAACGGATCGGCGTGTTAACTGCTGGCGCAGCATTGGTGCCATTGGCGGATGCCGGCTGGCAGATGGAACCGGCACGCCAACAAGGTGATATCAAACGGCGTTACGCCATGTTGATTGATTTGCGCCGCTGTATTGGTTGCCAGGCATGTACCGTCAGTTGTGCGATTGAAAACCAACTGCCACAAGGCCAGTTTCGTACCACAGTCAATCAGTATCAAATTGCCCTGTCTGGGGCAGAAAGTGTCACCAATGTACTGCTCCCCCGGCTGTGTAACCACTGCGATAACCCGCCTTGCGTGCCCGTTTGCCCTGTACAAGCCACTTATCAGCGTCAGGATGGCATTGTGGTTGTCGATAATACCCGTTGTGTCGGTTGCGCGTATTGTGTTCAGGCTTGCCCGTATGAAGCCCGTTTTATCAATCACAGTACCCAAACTGCGGATAAATGTACTTTTTGTGTCCATCGTCTGGATGTCGGGCTACTGCCTGCTTGTGTGGAATCTTGTGTTGGCGGGGCGCGGATTATCGGCGATTTACGTGATAACAACAGTACATTGCGCAAAATGCTGCTTGAGCATGCGTCGGACATCAAGGTGTTGAAACCGGAGCAAGGTACTCACCCTCAGGTGTTTTATCTCGGGCTGAATGAGGTTTTTACCCGACCATTGCAAGGCCAACCCGCACTCTGGCAGGAGGTTCACCCATGA
- the ttrA gene encoding tetrathionate reductase subunit TtrA, which yields MAKSTRRQWLKGSLALGGVVAFAASYHAVARKTLAGLIDGSAGKLTLDPVSANALAPEGRIGQQWQANPQQAVSMTQCFGCWTLCGLRVRVDTQHNQILRIAGNPYHPLSHDHHFPYQLPLSEALQRLGGESGMAGRSTACARGATLLEGVDSPYRITEPMKRVGPRGSGKWQRISFEQLVTEVTDGGDLFGEGPVEGLRAIRDLITPIDTQQPSLGPKANQLLVTNAGDDGRDAFIRRFASQAFGTKNLGSHGAYCGLAYRAGSGALMGDLDKNAHVKPDWDNVRFALFLGTSPAQSGNPFKRQGRQLANARQRDDFNYVVVAPALPLTTTLANQHNRWVPVLPGTDAALVMAMICWIIEQNRFNHAYLSVPGDVAMQAAGERSWTNASHLVITTATHPLAGQFLRVSQLSGVSVAEGEESQVLVQGADGALQPAAPALHAELFVTREVTLHDGQIVQVQSGMACLRQAAARFTLAEYSQQCGVPVETIIGLAKEFTAYQRQAAVISHGGMMGGNGFYTTWAVMMLNALIGNLNLKGGVSVGGGKFDGFADGPRYQLATFAGMIKPKGLPLSRGKQCYEQSQEYQQKIQQGQPGYPARGPWYPFVGGQLTEQLAPALAGYPYPLKAWISHMTNPLYGVAGLRNLIEAKLQDPRQLPLFIAIDAFMNETTALADYIVPDTHNFESWGFSAPWAGVLVKASTARWPVVASRTARTAQGEPVAMESFLIAVAKALQLPGFGANAMQDSQGNNLPLERAEDYYLRAAANIAYSGEKPLPLASDEELKLTGVDRLWPDLHRSLYVDEQRRVAYLLARGGRFAPYEKSWNGDATGPQWKKPLQIWSENVAQHHHAITGERYSGCPTWYPPRLADGSDVFTHYPAADWPLRLMSFKSHLMSSSTAMIERLRAVKPTNLVAINPTDAQRYGIQHGDSVRLTTPGGQMEVQVSLLDGVMPGVVAIEHGYGHREMGARTHWLDGVMMASDPRIGQGSNLNDLGFTDPTREVPNTWLDWVSGAAVRQGLPAKLDVIS from the coding sequence ATGGCTAAGTCTACACGGCGTCAATGGTTAAAAGGCAGTTTAGCCTTGGGCGGAGTGGTTGCATTTGCTGCCAGTTATCATGCTGTGGCACGCAAAACATTGGCTGGCCTGATTGATGGCAGTGCCGGAAAGCTTACGCTCGATCCTGTTAGTGCCAATGCATTAGCGCCAGAAGGGCGTATCGGGCAGCAGTGGCAGGCCAATCCACAACAAGCGGTTTCAATGACGCAATGTTTTGGTTGTTGGACCTTGTGTGGCCTGCGGGTGCGAGTCGATACCCAGCACAATCAAATCCTGCGCATCGCCGGTAACCCCTATCACCCGTTGTCTCATGACCACCATTTTCCGTATCAATTACCGCTGAGTGAAGCGCTGCAACGTTTGGGGGGAGAGTCAGGCATGGCGGGGCGTTCAACGGCCTGTGCGCGCGGCGCGACGCTATTAGAGGGGGTCGATAGCCCCTATCGTATTACCGAACCGATGAAACGTGTCGGGCCACGGGGCAGTGGTAAATGGCAGCGTATCAGCTTTGAGCAACTGGTGACGGAAGTGACCGACGGTGGTGATTTATTTGGTGAAGGGCCGGTTGAGGGGCTACGGGCTATCCGTGACCTGATTACCCCCATCGATACTCAGCAGCCCTCACTAGGGCCGAAAGCTAATCAATTGCTCGTGACTAACGCCGGTGATGATGGGCGCGATGCTTTTATCCGGCGCTTTGCTAGTCAAGCATTCGGCACTAAAAATCTCGGTAGTCACGGGGCGTATTGCGGCTTGGCGTATCGTGCCGGTTCGGGTGCGTTGATGGGGGATTTAGACAAAAATGCCCATGTGAAGCCGGATTGGGATAACGTTCGTTTTGCCCTATTTCTGGGTACCTCACCCGCGCAATCTGGCAACCCGTTTAAGCGACAAGGGCGTCAGTTAGCCAATGCTCGCCAGCGTGATGATTTCAACTATGTGGTGGTCGCTCCCGCGCTGCCACTGACCACCACATTGGCTAATCAGCATAACCGTTGGGTTCCGGTGTTGCCAGGCACAGATGCTGCGTTGGTAATGGCGATGATCTGTTGGATTATCGAACAGAACCGTTTTAACCACGCTTACTTATCTGTTCCCGGTGATGTCGCCATGCAGGCGGCGGGTGAACGCAGTTGGACCAATGCCAGCCATCTGGTGATTACAACCGCCACTCATCCACTGGCAGGCCAGTTCCTCCGTGTCAGCCAGCTAAGTGGTGTGTCAGTGGCTGAAGGTGAAGAGAGCCAAGTCTTAGTGCAAGGGGCTGACGGCGCATTGCAGCCTGCTGCACCGGCATTACACGCTGAATTATTCGTCACGCGTGAGGTCACCTTACATGATGGCCAAATTGTACAAGTGCAATCAGGTATGGCGTGTTTGCGGCAAGCGGCAGCGCGTTTTACTCTGGCAGAATACAGCCAGCAATGTGGCGTCCCGGTAGAGACAATTATCGGTTTAGCAAAAGAATTCACCGCTTATCAGCGCCAGGCGGCCGTTATCTCCCATGGTGGCATGATGGGTGGCAATGGTTTTTATACCACTTGGGCGGTAATGATGCTCAATGCCCTGATTGGTAACCTGAATCTCAAGGGTGGGGTTTCGGTAGGGGGTGGCAAGTTTGATGGTTTTGCTGATGGTCCTCGCTATCAGTTAGCTACTTTTGCTGGAATGATCAAACCAAAAGGGTTGCCACTATCGCGCGGCAAGCAATGCTATGAACAATCGCAAGAGTATCAGCAAAAGATTCAACAGGGCCAGCCTGGCTATCCAGCCCGTGGCCCGTGGTATCCCTTTGTCGGCGGGCAATTGACCGAACAATTGGCACCGGCACTGGCGGGTTATCCCTATCCGCTTAAGGCATGGATTAGCCATATGACTAATCCGCTGTACGGGGTCGCGGGGCTGCGCAACTTGATTGAGGCGAAACTACAAGATCCTCGTCAATTGCCGCTATTTATTGCCATTGATGCTTTTATGAATGAAACCACTGCATTGGCTGACTATATCGTACCGGATACCCATAATTTTGAGAGTTGGGGATTCAGTGCGCCTTGGGCCGGGGTACTGGTGAAGGCCAGCACGGCCCGCTGGCCCGTCGTGGCATCACGCACTGCCCGCACGGCTCAAGGCGAGCCGGTGGCCATGGAGAGCTTCCTGATTGCAGTGGCCAAGGCATTGCAATTACCGGGGTTTGGTGCCAATGCAATGCAGGACAGTCAGGGGAATAACTTGCCGCTGGAGCGAGCAGAGGATTACTACTTACGCGCCGCTGCCAATATTGCTTATAGCGGTGAAAAACCACTGCCACTGGCCTCTGATGAGGAACTGAAATTAACCGGCGTGGATCGCTTATGGCCTGACTTACACCGTAGTTTGTATGTTGATGAGCAGCGCCGGGTGGCTTATCTGTTGGCGCGTGGTGGGCGTTTTGCGCCTTATGAGAAAAGCTGGAACGGTGATGCCACCGGGCCGCAGTGGAAAAAGCCACTGCAAATCTGGAGCGAAAATGTCGCGCAACATCACCATGCGATAACTGGCGAGCGTTATAGCGGCTGTCCGACCTGGTATCCACCTCGTCTGGCAGACGGTTCCGATGTCTTTACCCATTATCCGGCAGCGGACTGGCCTTTACGCTTAATGTCCTTCAAATCCCATCTAATGAGCAGTTCTACCGCGATGATTGAGCGTTTACGCGCGGTCAAACCCACCAATTTGGTGGCGATTAATCCAACTGATGCTCAGCGCTATGGGATACAGCACGGTGACAGTGTGCGCCTGACAACCCCCGGAGGTCAGATGGAGGTGCAGGTAAGTTTATTGGATGGTGTTATGCCCGGAGTGGTTGCTATTGAACATGGTTATGGACATCGCGAGATGGGGGCCAGAACACATTGGTTGGACGGGGTTATGATGGCATCAGACCCGCGTATTGGTCAGGGGAGCAATCTGAATGACTTAGGATTTACTGATCCAACGCGGGAAGTTCCCAATACCTGGCTGGATTGGGTCAGTGGTGCGGCGGTGCGGCAAGGGTTACCGGCTAAATTAGACGTAATTAGCTAG